A genome region from Halarchaeum grantii includes the following:
- a CDS encoding TRAP transporter large permease has protein sequence MAVDTILLAFLGTLLLLYAIGVPIAIALGATSVFVMLLPIGPSFNPGIISNQLLHGLNSFVMLAVPFYLMLGRLMNRTGMTENVFEFANSLVGQFRSGIAQVNILASLIFSGMSGLAVADAAGLGRVEYTSMREYDYDKSTAIGVTGTSSIIGPIIPPSVPIILFAVLAQESIGSLFLAGIIPGVLLALFLSLFVYAVVLKNGPGKTGSFDFGECYRSFVSALPALAIPIFIIAGITTGMFTPTEAGALAVLYTLLLGFVNGDLTPGSMVKEFRGGMVETFAILFIIGIAMLYGLVALQLGIPTLLAETVLATTTNQTAVLFLFVGLFLLLGTFMSITATIMIMTPIVMPVIQQVGIDPIHFGIVMILTLMLGVVTPPLGSVLFVLEKVTDATLKEVMKAVIPYYIPILLVVLLIVFFPDLTTWIPYNLAG, from the coding sequence ATGGCAGTAGACACGATCCTGTTGGCATTCCTTGGGACTCTGTTGCTCCTGTACGCGATCGGCGTCCCTATCGCAATCGCACTCGGCGCGACGTCAGTCTTCGTGATGCTACTCCCCATCGGGCCGAGCTTCAATCCGGGGATTATCTCCAATCAACTCCTGCATGGCCTGAACAGCTTCGTTATGCTGGCGGTACCGTTTTACCTCATGCTGGGGCGGCTGATGAACCGGACGGGGATGACCGAAAACGTCTTTGAGTTCGCCAATTCGCTCGTCGGTCAGTTCAGAAGCGGTATCGCCCAGGTGAACATCCTCGCCAGCCTGATATTCTCGGGAATGTCTGGGCTCGCGGTCGCGGACGCGGCGGGCCTCGGTCGCGTTGAGTATACGTCGATGCGCGAGTACGACTACGACAAGTCGACGGCGATCGGCGTCACGGGGACCTCCTCGATCATCGGCCCGATCATTCCCCCGAGTGTCCCGATCATCCTCTTTGCGGTGCTGGCTCAGGAGTCGATCGGTTCGCTCTTCCTAGCCGGCATCATTCCGGGTGTTCTCCTCGCACTGTTCCTGTCGCTGTTTGTCTACGCGGTCGTCCTCAAGAACGGTCCGGGCAAGACCGGCAGCTTCGACTTCGGTGAGTGCTACCGGAGCTTCGTCAGCGCGCTTCCGGCGCTCGCGATTCCCATCTTCATCATTGCCGGCATCACGACCGGGATGTTCACCCCGACCGAGGCCGGGGCGCTCGCTGTCCTCTACACGCTCCTTCTCGGCTTCGTTAACGGAGACCTGACCCCCGGCTCCATGGTCAAGGAGTTCAGGGGGGGGATGGTTGAGACGTTCGCCATCCTGTTCATCATCGGCATCGCGATGCTGTACGGACTCGTGGCACTGCAACTCGGTATCCCGACCCTCTTGGCGGAGACGGTACTCGCGACCACGACGAACCAGACAGCCGTCCTCTTCCTGTTCGTCGGCCTGTTCCTGCTCCTCGGGACGTTCATGAGTATCACCGCGACGATCATGATCATGACGCCAATCGTCATGCCCGTGATCCAGCAGGTTGGTATCGATCCGATTCACTTCGGCATCGTGATGATCCTCACGCTGATGCTGGGAGTCGTCACGCCGCCACTCGGATCGGTGCTGTTCGTCTTGGAGAAAGTGACCGACGCGACGTTGAAAGAAGTCATGAAGGCGGTCATTCCCTATTACATCCCCATCCTTCT